Proteins found in one Geomonas subterranea genomic segment:
- a CDS encoding YbaB/EbfC family nucleoid-associated protein, with protein sequence MSKGLAQIMKQAQMMQQKMGKLQEQAAEKTAEVTTGGGAVTAVVNGKNQVLSLVIKKEAVDPEDVEMLQDLVITAINEALKKVHQEMSEEMSKITGGLSIPGLF encoded by the coding sequence ATGTCTAAAGGTTTAGCGCAGATCATGAAACAAGCCCAGATGATGCAGCAGAAGATGGGCAAGCTGCAGGAGCAGGCGGCGGAGAAAACCGCCGAGGTCACCACCGGTGGCGGTGCGGTAACGGCGGTTGTCAACGGCAAGAACCAGGTGCTCTCGCTGGTCATCAAGAAGGAGGCCGTCGATCCGGAAGACGTGGAGATGCTGCAGGATCTGGTCATCACCGCCATCAACGAGGCGCTCAAGAAGGTGCACCAGGAGATGAGCGAGGAGATGAGCAAGATCACCGGCGGGCTGAGCATTCCGGGCCTTTTCTAG
- the dnaX gene encoding DNA polymerase III subunit gamma/tau, with product MSYLVLARKWRPQTFSDLVGQEHVSQTLKNAIDGGRVAHAFLFTGARGVGKTSSARILAKALNCECGLTVEPCNTCSTCMEITDVNSVDVFEIDGASNTGVDDIRELRDNIKYLPSRSRYKIFIIDEVHMLTTNAFNALLKTLEEPPPHVKFIFATTEPHKVPITILSRCQRFDFKRIALPRIVSRLRFIVDQEGVQVSDEALSVVARKGDGSMRDSLSTLDQVLAFCGNSVSDADVAALLGVVDRRLIMDGCRSVLQADVKGALEIVAQVDSFGYSMRQFCQELIDRFRSIAILKAVGEPGDLLELSDAELGELRGLGAGAGQQELQRHLAILLKAEAEMAHAGFPRLILEMALMKMATMAPAIPVQELLTRLDALEKGAPRQRARRIRPIPPPPRAPPLLPLPPRPIPRATRRPHRIMPRHRRPVPQRRPRPSRPLPSLPAPPPTSGEASCRL from the coding sequence TTGTCCTATCTTGTCCTTGCTAGAAAATGGCGCCCCCAGACCTTCAGCGACCTGGTCGGCCAGGAGCATGTCAGTCAGACCTTGAAAAACGCCATCGACGGCGGCAGGGTCGCGCATGCCTTTCTCTTCACCGGCGCCCGCGGCGTGGGCAAGACCAGTTCGGCGCGCATCCTCGCCAAGGCGCTGAACTGCGAGTGCGGCCTGACCGTGGAGCCGTGCAACACCTGCTCCACCTGCATGGAGATCACCGACGTCAACTCGGTGGACGTCTTCGAGATCGACGGCGCCTCCAACACCGGGGTCGACGACATCCGGGAACTCCGCGACAACATCAAGTACCTCCCGTCGCGCTCGCGCTACAAGATCTTCATCATCGACGAAGTGCACATGCTCACCACCAACGCCTTCAACGCCCTTTTGAAGACGCTGGAAGAGCCGCCGCCGCACGTCAAATTCATCTTCGCCACCACCGAGCCGCACAAGGTCCCCATAACCATCCTGTCGCGCTGCCAGCGCTTCGACTTCAAGCGGATCGCGCTGCCGCGCATCGTCTCGAGGCTTCGCTTCATCGTGGACCAGGAGGGGGTGCAGGTCTCCGACGAGGCGCTCTCGGTCGTCGCCCGCAAGGGGGACGGCAGCATGCGCGACTCCCTCTCCACGCTGGACCAGGTGCTCGCCTTCTGCGGCAACAGCGTATCGGATGCCGACGTGGCCGCGCTTTTGGGCGTGGTGGACCGTCGCCTGATCATGGACGGCTGCCGCAGCGTGCTGCAGGCGGACGTCAAAGGGGCGTTGGAAATCGTGGCCCAGGTCGATTCCTTCGGCTACAGCATGCGCCAGTTCTGCCAGGAGCTTATCGACCGGTTCCGCAGCATCGCCATCCTGAAGGCGGTGGGGGAGCCGGGGGACCTCCTGGAACTCTCCGACGCCGAGCTGGGTGAGTTGAGGGGGCTGGGGGCCGGCGCCGGCCAGCAGGAACTGCAGCGCCACCTCGCCATCCTGCTCAAGGCCGAGGCCGAGATGGCGCATGCGGGCTTTCCGCGCCTGATCCTGGAAATGGCTCTGATGAAGATGGCGACGATGGCCCCCGCCATCCCGGTGCAGGAGCTGCTGACCCGGCTGGACGCCCTGGAAAAGGGGGCTCCCCGGCAGCGCGCCCGGCGCATCCGGCCCATCCCGCCCCCCCCGCGCGCCCCGCCGCTGCTCCCGTTGCCGCCGCGTCCCATCCCGCGCGCGACCCGGCGCCCGCACCGCATCATGCCGCGGCACCGGCGTCCCGTCCCGCAGCGGCGCCCCAGGCCGTCCCGGCCGCTTCCTTCGCTTCCGGCACCGCCGCCGACCTCTGGGGAGGCTTCGTGCAGGCTGTGA
- the mfd gene encoding transcription-repair coupling factor: protein MTMPEAQYLKQLNEKLNPPACQVSVTGLEGGAPAYLLSRLADHVGAPLVVLTADQESADEITRELRFFAARPETVLPFPAWDVTPFEAASPHPDLVGERLNALVRLLDGGVQALVLPVASVLQRVIPRGTLGGVCHYLVAGEELERDGLVEKLVKLGYSHVPLVEDRGTFSVRGGILDIFPPDREQPVRIEFFGDLVETMRLFDPVSQRSLEPLEELVLLPSREVILSEQVVKDLAPRLKRRCDHLGIGADRRRELLDQLQHAIYPPGVEFLQPLFHPQLESILDYAGENAVRVLVDPAAVADALQRFGEDLESAAKRAELRDAIVCDPAELYLTAQELERALATGRRLEFPRLEIEGEGGEKLRVGCAGNQDLRLDTTPEGERVLAPLTEKMVTWIAAGNRVLIPCHQAGQARRLYELLSHYRLPLEHSQDSFRTAASRPAGRVEILIGEISRGFRLEQERLVVIAEEEIFGKRVKRRGLSEAKKKQLLTSLAELKPGDHMVHIDFGVALYRGLQHLSLTGLEGDFLLLEYAGGDKLYLPVDRINLVQRYVGAEGIEPRLDRLGGAGWEKAKAKARAEIQEMAAELLKIHAAREVQEGYRYSPADDMYRAFEASFAFEETPDQAAAIDQVIADMESPRPMDRLVCGDVGYGKTEVAMRAAFKATLDGKQVAILVPTTVLAQQHAESFAARLKDYPVRVEMLSRFRTPQQQKQILEGVKKGEVDIVIGTHRLLQKDVVFKDLGLLIVDEEQRFGVAHKERLKQFRAVVDILTLTATPIPRTLYMSLMGIRDLSIIDTPPVDRLAIKTFVSRSSDELIREAVLRELRRGGQVFFVHNRVQSIGAMAEELRRIVPEAKIAVGHGQMAEKELEQVMLSFMHGEANLLLCTTIIESGLDIPTANTLIVNRADTFGLSQLYQLRGRVGRSKTRAYAYLLIPGEGSISSDARERLKIIQELTELGAGFRIATHDLEIRGAGDLLGARQSGDIAAVGFELYTELLDEAVRTLKGEALPDRVEPEIKLKVPAFIPEDYVRDPNQRLLIYKKLTQPADEAEIDDIREELADRFGPLPVAALFLLEVMRLRVALKRLLVKEIEFSGNELSLAFHERTPVSPDAITGLLRKEKGKYRFTPDFRLYVRVADSSFDGVLAEARNVLKCLV from the coding sequence ATGACCATGCCCGAAGCGCAGTACCTGAAACAGCTCAACGAGAAACTGAATCCCCCCGCATGCCAGGTGAGTGTGACCGGGCTCGAGGGGGGGGCGCCGGCCTACCTCCTGTCGCGGCTTGCCGACCACGTCGGCGCACCGCTGGTGGTGCTGACCGCCGACCAGGAGAGCGCGGACGAGATCACCCGCGAACTGCGCTTCTTCGCCGCGCGCCCGGAGACGGTACTCCCCTTCCCCGCCTGGGACGTCACCCCCTTCGAGGCGGCCTCGCCGCACCCCGACCTGGTGGGAGAGCGGCTGAACGCCCTGGTCCGCCTCCTGGATGGCGGCGTGCAGGCGCTGGTGCTCCCGGTGGCGAGCGTCCTGCAGAGGGTGATTCCCCGCGGTACCCTGGGCGGCGTCTGCCACTACCTGGTGGCGGGCGAGGAGCTGGAGCGGGACGGCCTGGTCGAGAAGCTGGTGAAGCTAGGGTATTCACACGTCCCCCTGGTCGAGGACCGCGGCACCTTCTCGGTACGCGGCGGCATCCTGGACATCTTCCCCCCCGACCGGGAGCAGCCGGTGCGCATCGAGTTCTTCGGCGACCTGGTCGAGACCATGCGTCTCTTCGATCCCGTCTCCCAGCGCTCGCTCGAGCCGCTCGAGGAGCTGGTGCTGCTCCCCTCCCGCGAGGTGATCCTCTCCGAACAGGTGGTGAAGGATCTCGCCCCGAGGCTCAAGCGCCGCTGCGACCACCTCGGCATCGGCGCCGACCGGCGCCGGGAACTTCTGGATCAGCTGCAGCACGCCATCTACCCCCCCGGGGTCGAATTCCTGCAGCCCCTGTTCCACCCGCAGCTGGAGTCCATTCTCGATTACGCGGGGGAGAACGCGGTGCGGGTCCTGGTCGACCCGGCGGCCGTAGCCGATGCGCTGCAGCGCTTCGGTGAGGATCTGGAGAGCGCGGCGAAACGCGCCGAGCTGCGCGACGCCATCGTCTGCGATCCCGCCGAGCTCTACCTCACGGCGCAGGAGCTCGAGCGCGCGCTGGCAACCGGGCGCCGCCTGGAGTTCCCCCGCCTGGAGATCGAGGGGGAAGGGGGGGAGAAGCTCCGGGTCGGCTGCGCGGGGAATCAGGACCTCAGGCTGGACACCACCCCGGAAGGGGAACGGGTGCTGGCCCCCCTGACCGAGAAGATGGTGACCTGGATCGCGGCGGGGAACCGCGTGCTGATCCCCTGCCACCAGGCGGGACAGGCGAGGAGGCTCTACGAGCTCCTGTCGCACTACCGGCTCCCCCTGGAGCACTCCCAGGACTCGTTCCGGACCGCCGCCTCCCGCCCCGCCGGGCGGGTGGAGATCCTGATCGGCGAGATATCCCGCGGCTTCCGCCTGGAGCAGGAGCGCCTGGTGGTGATCGCCGAGGAGGAGATCTTCGGCAAGAGGGTGAAGCGGCGCGGCCTGTCCGAGGCGAAAAAGAAACAGCTCCTCACCTCGCTGGCCGAGTTGAAGCCGGGGGACCACATGGTCCACATCGACTTCGGGGTCGCGCTGTACCGGGGGCTGCAACACCTGAGCCTCACCGGTCTGGAAGGCGATTTCCTGCTTCTCGAGTACGCCGGCGGCGACAAGCTCTACCTCCCGGTTGACCGCATCAACCTGGTGCAGCGCTACGTGGGAGCCGAGGGGATCGAGCCGAGGCTCGACCGCCTGGGGGGCGCCGGCTGGGAAAAGGCCAAGGCCAAGGCACGCGCCGAGATCCAGGAGATGGCGGCGGAACTTCTGAAGATCCACGCCGCGCGCGAGGTCCAGGAGGGATACCGCTACTCCCCCGCCGACGACATGTACCGGGCCTTCGAGGCCTCCTTCGCCTTCGAGGAGACGCCGGACCAGGCGGCCGCCATCGACCAGGTCATCGCCGACATGGAGAGCCCGCGCCCCATGGACCGCCTGGTCTGCGGCGACGTCGGCTACGGCAAGACCGAGGTGGCCATGCGCGCCGCCTTCAAGGCGACCCTGGACGGCAAGCAGGTGGCCATCCTGGTCCCCACCACCGTTTTGGCCCAGCAGCACGCCGAGAGCTTCGCCGCGCGGCTCAAGGATTACCCGGTGCGGGTGGAGATGCTGTCGCGCTTCCGTACCCCGCAGCAGCAGAAACAGATCCTCGAGGGGGTGAAAAAGGGTGAAGTCGACATCGTCATCGGCACCCATCGCCTGCTGCAAAAGGACGTGGTCTTCAAGGACCTGGGGCTTCTGATCGTGGACGAGGAGCAGCGCTTCGGCGTCGCGCACAAGGAGAGGCTCAAGCAGTTCCGGGCCGTGGTCGACATCCTCACCCTCACCGCGACTCCCATCCCGCGCACCCTGTACATGTCGCTCATGGGGATCCGCGACCTCTCCATCATCGACACCCCGCCGGTGGACCGGCTCGCCATCAAGACCTTCGTTTCCCGCTCCTCCGACGAGCTGATCCGCGAGGCGGTCCTGCGGGAGCTGAGGCGCGGCGGCCAGGTCTTCTTCGTGCACAACCGGGTGCAGTCGATCGGCGCCATGGCCGAGGAGCTCAGGCGCATCGTCCCCGAGGCGAAGATCGCCGTGGGGCACGGGCAGATGGCGGAGAAGGAGCTGGAACAGGTGATGCTCTCCTTCATGCACGGCGAGGCGAACCTCCTTTTGTGCACCACCATCATCGAAAGCGGCCTGGACATCCCCACCGCCAACACGCTGATCGTGAACCGCGCCGACACCTTCGGCCTCTCGCAGCTCTACCAGTTGCGCGGCAGGGTCGGCCGGTCCAAGACCCGCGCCTACGCCTACCTCCTCATCCCGGGGGAGGGCTCCATCTCCTCCGACGCGCGCGAGCGGCTGAAGATCATCCAGGAGCTCACCGAGCTCGGGGCCGGGTTCAGGATCGCCACCCACGACCTGGAGATCCGCGGCGCAGGCGACCTGCTGGGGGCGCGCCAAAGCGGCGACATCGCGGCGGTCGGCTTCGAGCTCTACACCGAACTCCTCGACGAGGCGGTGCGGACCCTCAAGGGGGAGGCGCTCCCCGACCGGGTGGAGCCGGAGATCAAGCTCAAGGTCCCCGCCTTCATCCCCGAGGATTACGTGCGGGACCCGAACCAGCGCCTGCTCATCTACAAGAAGCTGACCCAACCGGCGGACGAGGCCGAGATCGACGACATCCGCGAGGAGCTGGCGGACCGGTTCGGCCCGCTGCCGGTCGCGGCGCTCTTCCTCCTGGAGGTGATGCGCCTGCGCGTCGCCTTGAAACGGTTGCTGGTGAAGGAGATCGAGTTCTCCGGCAACGAGCTCTCGCTCGCCTTCCACGAGAGGACGCCGGTCTCCCCCGACGCCATCACCGGACTGCTGCGCAAAGAGAAGGGAAAATACAGGTTTACGCCGGACTTCCGGCTTTACGTGCGCGTCGCCGACAGCTCCTTCGACGGGGTGCTGGCGGAGGCCAGAAATGTCTTGAAATGCCTAGTCTGA
- a CDS encoding peptidylprolyl isomerase — translation MHFSKTAAVLLLALSVAMTGCKKQQAGTEAKQEGPGKGIVLAEVNGANITDNDFYKEQAALPPQLKPMTETPEGKKEMIDTMVVRELIMQQAAKDGIDKSPEVAAKLEDLKKRVIVEAFLKKKIEESGKVSDAEMQEYYNKNKDKFKSDAQIRASHILVKSEAEAKDVEKQLKGGASFEELAKKHSIDGAAPKGGDLGWFGKNSMIPEFEKVAFGLKEGETSGIVKTQFGYHIIKKTGARPAGPRSLDEVKDEIKAALQPAKQQEVFKKLKEDLKKQAKVSVKEDALKELGGEGAKEGAAHPAKPGEAAQPAQPAKGK, via the coding sequence GTGCATTTCAGCAAAACTGCCGCAGTACTTTTACTCGCACTGAGCGTGGCCATGACCGGCTGCAAGAAGCAGCAGGCGGGCACCGAGGCGAAGCAGGAAGGCCCGGGCAAAGGGATCGTCCTCGCCGAGGTGAACGGCGCCAACATCACCGACAACGATTTCTACAAGGAGCAGGCCGCTCTTCCTCCCCAGCTCAAGCCGATGACCGAGACCCCGGAGGGGAAGAAGGAGATGATCGACACCATGGTGGTGCGCGAGCTGATCATGCAGCAGGCGGCCAAGGACGGCATCGACAAGAGCCCCGAGGTGGCCGCTAAGCTCGAGGACCTGAAGAAGCGCGTCATCGTCGAGGCGTTCCTCAAGAAGAAGATTGAGGAGTCCGGCAAGGTGTCCGACGCCGAGATGCAGGAGTACTACAACAAGAACAAGGACAAGTTCAAATCCGACGCCCAGATCAGGGCGAGCCACATCCTGGTGAAGTCCGAGGCGGAGGCCAAGGATGTCGAGAAGCAGCTTAAGGGCGGCGCGAGCTTCGAGGAGCTCGCCAAGAAGCACTCCATCGACGGTGCAGCTCCCAAGGGGGGCGACCTCGGCTGGTTCGGCAAGAACTCCATGATCCCCGAATTCGAGAAGGTGGCCTTCGGCCTCAAGGAGGGTGAGACCTCCGGGATCGTGAAGACCCAGTTCGGTTACCACATCATCAAGAAGACCGGCGCCCGTCCGGCCGGCCCGCGGAGCCTGGACGAGGTGAAGGACGAGATCAAGGCGGCCCTGCAGCCCGCCAAGCAGCAGGAGGTCTTCAAGAAGCTGAAGGAAGACCTGAAAAAGCAGGCGAAGGTTTCCGTGAAAGAAGATGCGCTGAAAGAGCTCGGCGGCGAAGGGGCCAAGGAGGGCGCAGCTCACCCCGCCAAGCCGGGCGAGGCAGCGCAGCCGGCTCAGCCCGCCAAGGGCAAGTAG
- a CDS encoding peptidylprolyl isomerase produces MAKIIIACCMLALFAIAPAFAGTKQISGISAIVNDEVITNTDVDKEYAQVQKEAEKLPPSDKIDLRNLAINRLIDRKLVEQKIRELDIKVSDEDVRLAIEDVKKQNNLTQQALEQALASQGLSFPQYKVQLKEQLERMRLMSQEVRSKIQVGERETREYYETHRADYGGSSETFHARHIFFKLDPKGSAGDTAKVEKLANEVLVKARGGEDFVELAKKYSQDPAAAKNGGDLGTFKRSDMLAEIGNTVAAMKPGEVSSLVASPAGLHIIKLEEKSQEKGRAFEEVKDSIEEQLYKKKSDERFNQWVKDLRSSASIDIKHP; encoded by the coding sequence ATGGCTAAGATCATCATCGCCTGCTGCATGCTGGCCCTTTTCGCAATCGCCCCGGCTTTCGCCGGCACCAAACAGATCAGCGGCATCTCCGCCATCGTCAACGACGAAGTGATCACCAACACCGACGTCGACAAGGAATACGCCCAGGTGCAGAAGGAAGCCGAAAAGCTTCCCCCCTCCGACAAAATCGACCTGCGTAACCTGGCCATCAACCGCCTGATCGACCGGAAACTGGTCGAACAGAAGATCCGCGAGCTTGACATCAAGGTGAGCGACGAGGACGTGCGCCTGGCCATCGAGGACGTCAAGAAGCAGAACAACCTGACCCAGCAGGCCCTTGAGCAGGCGCTCGCCAGCCAGGGGCTCAGCTTCCCGCAGTACAAGGTGCAGCTCAAGGAGCAGCTGGAGCGGATGCGGCTCATGAGCCAGGAGGTCCGCTCCAAGATCCAGGTGGGTGAGCGCGAGACGCGCGAGTACTACGAAACCCACCGCGCCGACTACGGCGGCAGCAGCGAGACCTTCCATGCCCGCCACATCTTCTTCAAGCTCGATCCGAAGGGGAGCGCCGGCGACACCGCCAAGGTGGAGAAACTCGCCAACGAGGTGCTGGTGAAGGCACGGGGGGGGGAGGATTTCGTCGAACTGGCCAAGAAGTACTCGCAGGATCCCGCGGCCGCCAAGAACGGGGGGGATCTCGGGACCTTCAAGAGAAGCGACATGCTGGCCGAAATCGGCAACACCGTCGCCGCGATGAAGCCGGGCGAGGTGAGCTCACTGGTAGCAAGCCCTGCCGGACTGCACATCATCAAGCTGGAAGAGAAGAGTCAGGAGAAGGGGCGCGCCTTCGAAGAGGTAAAGGACTCCATCGAAGAGCAGCTCTACAAGAAGAAGTCGGACGAGCGCTTCAACCAGTGGGTCAAGGACCTGCGCAGCTCCGCCAGCATCGACATCAAGCACCCCTGA
- a CDS encoding DnaJ C-terminal domain-containing protein: MAQNDYYEVLGLKKGASAEEIKRAYRKLAVKYHPDKNPGDKQAEERFKEINEAYAVLSDPKKKEQFDQFGSTNFHQRFSQEDIFRGFNVDDMFRDQGFGTDDIFSRIFGDAVRRQRGGRGRSMAAKGEDFSMEIQVTFRDAYDGAEKRVAFMRDGTREELSVKIPAGIETGARLRVAGRGAPGRMGGPAGDLYLSVTVGTDPLFQREGADIVLSHEVRFSRAVLGGQVEVPTMEGAKRIKIPAGIQSGTKVRLKGLGFPVLGSQARGDMYVRIAVRVPEKLSARQRELVEQLAAEEL, encoded by the coding sequence ATGGCACAGAACGATTATTACGAGGTGCTCGGTCTCAAGAAGGGCGCCTCGGCTGAAGAGATCAAGCGGGCCTACCGCAAACTCGCGGTCAAGTATCACCCGGACAAGAATCCGGGTGACAAGCAGGCCGAGGAGCGCTTCAAGGAGATCAACGAGGCCTACGCGGTACTCTCCGATCCCAAGAAGAAAGAGCAGTTCGACCAGTTTGGCTCCACAAACTTCCATCAGCGTTTCTCCCAGGAGGATATCTTCCGGGGCTTCAACGTGGACGACATGTTCCGCGACCAGGGCTTTGGCACCGACGACATCTTCTCCCGCATCTTCGGCGACGCCGTGCGGCGTCAGCGCGGCGGTCGCGGTCGCTCCATGGCCGCCAAGGGGGAGGACTTCTCGATGGAGATCCAGGTCACCTTCCGCGACGCCTACGACGGCGCCGAGAAACGGGTGGCCTTCATGCGCGACGGCACGCGCGAAGAGCTGTCGGTGAAGATCCCCGCCGGGATCGAGACGGGGGCGAGGCTCAGGGTGGCGGGGCGCGGCGCACCGGGGCGCATGGGGGGACCCGCCGGGGATCTCTACCTCTCGGTGACGGTGGGAACCGATCCGCTGTTCCAGCGTGAAGGCGCGGACATCGTGCTGAGCCACGAGGTGCGCTTCTCGCGGGCGGTGCTGGGGGGGCAGGTCGAGGTGCCGACCATGGAGGGGGCCAAGAGGATCAAGATTCCGGCAGGCATCCAGTCCGGCACCAAGGTGCGCCTCAAGGGGCTGGGGTTCCCGGTGCTCGGGTCGCAGGCGCGCGGCGACATGTACGTGAGGATCGCGGTGCGCGTGCCCGAAAAACTGTCGGCGCGCCAGCGTGAACTGGTCGAACAACTGGCAGCCGAAGAGCTCTAG
- a CDS encoding protoporphyrinogen/coproporphyrinogen oxidase codes for MKQFDAIVIGAGISGLSFASHAAAKGLNTLVLEKSDRPGGCFHSHRFEGSASGFWLELGAHTCYNSYGGLLELMERHGLMGSILPREKVSFKMLVNNEVKSIPSQLSFPELAFSAWKLFTLKKDGASVSSYYGSIVGRKNYDRVFGPAFNAVISQRADDFPADMLFNKRPRRKDVIKSFTLQGGLNSVIDKLAVADRVTLQTGAEVARIAKGTDGYTVELADGTAYQAPRLTLAAPPPSSAALAAGIAPELAEVLTQIKLETIESVGVAVKKSKLKLPLLAGLIPIGEEFYSAVSRDTVLHDSYRGFSFHYKAGKVSLEAKLNRIASVLQVQTEDLEQVVQRESQLPSPVVGHKGLTDQIDRLVAGSNLYVTGNYFAGMAVEDCIVRSKKEFERLAASL; via the coding sequence ATGAAGCAATTCGACGCCATCGTCATAGGTGCAGGGATCAGCGGTCTCAGTTTCGCAAGTCATGCAGCGGCCAAGGGGCTGAACACGCTGGTTTTGGAAAAGAGCGACCGGCCGGGGGGCTGCTTTCATTCACACCGCTTCGAAGGGAGCGCATCCGGGTTCTGGCTGGAGCTTGGTGCCCACACCTGCTACAACTCCTACGGCGGATTGCTGGAGCTGATGGAGAGGCATGGCCTGATGGGGAGCATCCTTCCCAGGGAAAAGGTGTCGTTCAAGATGCTGGTGAACAACGAGGTGAAGAGCATCCCTTCGCAGCTTTCCTTCCCCGAGCTCGCCTTTTCCGCGTGGAAGCTCTTCACCCTGAAGAAGGACGGGGCCAGCGTCTCCTCCTATTACGGCAGCATCGTCGGCCGCAAGAACTATGACCGGGTCTTCGGTCCCGCGTTCAACGCCGTCATCTCCCAGCGTGCCGACGACTTCCCCGCCGACATGCTGTTCAACAAGCGCCCCAGGAGAAAGGACGTCATCAAGAGCTTCACCCTGCAGGGAGGGCTTAACAGCGTCATCGACAAGCTTGCCGTCGCGGACCGGGTGACCCTGCAGACGGGCGCGGAGGTGGCGCGCATCGCCAAGGGGACGGACGGCTACACGGTGGAGCTCGCCGACGGGACCGCTTACCAGGCGCCGCGGCTGACCCTCGCCGCCCCTCCCCCCTCGAGCGCCGCGCTTGCCGCCGGGATCGCGCCGGAGCTCGCCGAGGTACTCACCCAGATCAAGCTGGAAACCATCGAGAGCGTGGGGGTGGCGGTCAAGAAGAGTAAGCTGAAGCTCCCGCTTCTGGCCGGCCTGATCCCGATCGGGGAGGAGTTCTACTCCGCCGTTTCGCGCGACACCGTGCTCCATGACAGCTATCGCGGCTTCAGCTTCCACTACAAGGCGGGCAAGGTATCCCTGGAGGCCAAGCTGAATCGGATCGCCTCCGTGTTGCAGGTGCAGACCGAGGACCTGGAACAGGTGGTGCAGCGCGAGAGCCAGCTTCCCTCCCCGGTGGTCGGGCACAAGGGGCTCACAGACCAGATCGACCGTCTGGTTGCCGGCAGCAACCTCTACGTCACCGGCAACTATTTCGCTGGCATGGCCGTCGAGGACTGCATCGTGCGTTCGAAGAAAGAATTCGAAAGGCTCGCCGCGTCGCTGTGA
- a CDS encoding four helix bundle suffix domain-containing protein, with amino-acid sequence MVDVESGKLLQSHGGYRQLKSFQLAQLVYDVTVRFCDRYIDKRSRTHDQMVQAARSGVQNIAEGSQASGTSKKTELKLTNVARTSLEELRLDYQDFLRQRRLPRWDRSDPRRTALVARRCKSADEVARWVVEVCRGGQGEPSGQEPSGHGLSGPGGPHGQRSGHQATTVAAPTAPTAPTAPTAPTRSTGSTGSTRSTRSTRSTSSYAEAAANAALTLIAVACSLLERQLNAQAAAFEKEGGFTERLYRTRAQSRNRL; translated from the coding sequence ATGGTCGACGTCGAAAGTGGAAAGCTGTTGCAGAGCCACGGGGGGTATCGTCAGCTGAAGAGTTTTCAGCTGGCCCAATTGGTGTATGACGTGACCGTCCGCTTTTGCGACCGCTACATCGACAAGCGGAGCAGGACCCATGACCAGATGGTACAGGCCGCCCGGAGCGGCGTGCAGAACATCGCGGAAGGAAGTCAGGCTTCAGGGACCTCCAAGAAGACCGAGTTGAAATTGACCAACGTCGCCCGCACCAGCCTAGAGGAGTTGCGCCTGGACTACCAGGACTTTCTGCGTCAGCGCAGGCTGCCACGGTGGGATCGCTCAGACCCGCGCCGCACCGCCTTGGTTGCCCGGCGCTGTAAAAGCGCCGACGAGGTGGCCCGCTGGGTGGTGGAAGTTTGCAGGGGTGGGCAGGGGGAACCAAGTGGACAAGAACCAAGTGGACATGGACTGAGTGGACCCGGTGGACCACATGGACAACGAAGTGGACACCAAGCGACCACGGTAGCCGCCCCCACAGCCCCCACAGCCCCCACAGCCCCCACAGCCCCCACCAGGTCCACCGGGTCCACCGGGTCCACAAGGTCCACAAGGTCCACAAGGTCCACTAGCAGCTATGCCGAGGCGGCGGCCAACGCTGCGCTTACCCTCATAGCGGTGGCATGCTCACTGCTGGAGCGCCAACTCAACGCCCAGGCTGCTGCCTTTGAAAAAGAAGGTGGTTTCACCGAGCGCCTCTACCGGACCCGAGCACAAAGCCGCAACCGCCTCTAA
- a CDS encoding peroxiredoxin: MFLEGQKAPEFRLQGSDGKEHTLGDYKGRILVLFFYPRDNTPGCTAEAVGFAKLHALFEQLGAVLVGVSKDSLKSHDKFIADFKLPFTLLSDPDASVMKTYGAFGEKVQYGKTTMGTIRSTVVISPEGIVIKHWPKVAKASEHPDKVLDFFKMLAKGR, from the coding sequence ATGTTTCTGGAAGGTCAAAAGGCACCGGAGTTCAGGCTGCAGGGGAGCGACGGGAAGGAGCACACGCTCGGAGATTACAAAGGCAGGATCCTGGTTCTCTTCTTCTACCCCAGGGACAACACCCCCGGCTGCACGGCGGAGGCGGTGGGCTTCGCCAAGCTGCACGCGCTCTTCGAGCAACTTGGAGCGGTACTGGTCGGAGTCTCGAAGGATTCCCTGAAGTCCCACGACAAATTCATCGCCGATTTCAAGCTCCCCTTTACCCTCCTCTCCGACCCGGACGCTTCGGTGATGAAAACGTACGGCGCCTTCGGCGAAAAGGTGCAATACGGCAAGACCACCATGGGCACCATCCGTTCCACCGTGGTGATCTCACCGGAGGGAATCGTCATCAAACACTGGCCCAAGGTCGCCAAAGCATCGGAGCACCCGGACAAGGTGCTTGATTTCTTCAAGATGCTCGCGAAGGGACGGTAG